The following are from one region of the Chloroflexota bacterium genome:
- a CDS encoding sugar ABC transporter permease, with protein MTQLTAQRARPAAVSPSKIAVTLRHAARCKECYLLLLPTFTLILLFNYYPAASALYHSFFDWNGANFKRFSGLSNFNLMIHDPTIWLSLGNMVKLTLVALAINLTFPLMAGALIFHLRDLRLAYFYRVLFVVPMVVPGMVTLMIWRFIYNPNIGLLNQILRSIGLGSLARPWLGDFDLALYAIMFIGFPWVAGISTLIYLAGFQAIPMELLDAAAIDGASTWKRFWHVELPLVMSQVKLIVILTVIGSFQGFTTIMVMTNGGPGVSTMVPGLYLYRNAMYYNKMGYACAIGTMLFIVTLILTYLNTRYLKSSVEFTGV; from the coding sequence ATGACACAGTTGACGGCCCAACGTGCAAGACCCGCCGCCGTTTCCCCGTCGAAGATCGCGGTCACCCTGCGGCATGCGGCCCGGTGCAAGGAATGCTATCTGTTGCTACTGCCCACGTTCACGCTGATCTTGCTCTTCAATTATTACCCCGCCGCGTCGGCCCTGTACCACAGCTTCTTCGACTGGAATGGGGCGAACTTCAAGCGCTTCTCCGGCCTGAGCAATTTCAACCTGATGATCCACGATCCAACCATCTGGTTGTCCCTAGGCAACATGGTGAAGCTCACATTGGTGGCGCTGGCCATCAACCTCACCTTCCCACTGATGGCTGGGGCGTTGATCTTCCATCTGCGTGATCTCCGGCTGGCTTATTTCTATCGCGTGCTGTTCGTCGTGCCCATGGTGGTGCCGGGCATGGTCACCCTGATGATCTGGCGCTTCATCTACAACCCCAACATCGGCCTGCTGAACCAGATCCTGAGATCGATCGGACTGGGGTCGTTGGCCCGGCCGTGGCTGGGGGACTTCGATCTGGCCCTCTATGCGATCATGTTCATCGGGTTCCCGTGGGTGGCGGGCATCTCGACGCTGATCTATCTGGCCGGATTCCAGGCTATCCCTATGGAGTTGCTGGATGCGGCGGCCATCGACGGCGCGTCCACCTGGAAGCGCTTCTGGCACGTGGAGCTGCCGCTCGTGATGTCCCAGGTCAAGCTGATCGTGATCCTGACGGTGATCGGATCGTTTCAGGGATTCACCACCATCATGGTGATGACCAACGGCGGCCCGGGAGTGTCCACCATGGTGCCAGGGCTGTATCTTTATCGGAATGCCATGTACTATAATAAGATGGGATATGCCTG